Proteins encoded by one window of Actinocorallia herbida:
- a CDS encoding NAD(P)H-quinone oxidoreductase: MHAISIDTPGGPEALVWGEVPDPVPGEGEVLLDVVASAVNRADVLQRMGFYNPPPGASPYPGLEVSGRVGALGPGVEGWKVGDEVCALLAGGGYAEKVAVPHTQLLPVPAGVSLVEAAGLPEVVCTVWSNVFLDAGLTKGDRFLVHGGGSGIGTMAIQLAKAAGAYVACTVGTEEKAERCRELGADLTVNYRTEDFVESGGYDVILDNMGAKYLARNVTALNTGGRLMVIGLQGGAKGELDLGALLAKRASVHATSLRARSLDDKARIVASVRERVWPLVAAGSVRPVIDRTVPMAEAAEAHRLMENSGHFGKILLETGES, from the coding sequence ATGCATGCGATCTCCATTGACACGCCGGGCGGCCCCGAGGCCCTGGTCTGGGGCGAGGTCCCCGATCCGGTCCCGGGCGAGGGCGAGGTACTGCTCGACGTCGTCGCGAGCGCCGTGAACCGCGCGGATGTGCTCCAGCGGATGGGCTTCTACAATCCGCCGCCAGGGGCGTCCCCTTACCCCGGTCTGGAGGTCTCCGGACGCGTCGGCGCGCTGGGCCCGGGGGTCGAAGGCTGGAAGGTCGGCGACGAGGTGTGCGCGCTTCTGGCCGGTGGTGGGTACGCCGAGAAGGTGGCGGTTCCGCACACCCAGCTCCTTCCGGTCCCCGCGGGCGTCTCCCTCGTGGAGGCGGCCGGGCTGCCCGAAGTCGTCTGCACGGTCTGGTCCAACGTCTTCCTGGACGCCGGTCTCACCAAAGGCGACCGCTTCCTCGTGCACGGCGGAGGCAGCGGCATAGGCACGATGGCCATCCAGCTCGCGAAGGCCGCCGGCGCGTACGTCGCCTGTACCGTCGGCACCGAGGAGAAGGCGGAACGGTGCCGGGAGCTGGGCGCCGACCTCACGGTCAACTACCGCACCGAGGACTTCGTCGAGTCCGGAGGCTACGACGTGATCCTCGACAACATGGGCGCGAAGTACCTCGCGAGGAACGTCACCGCCCTGAACACCGGGGGCCGCCTCATGGTCATCGGCCTCCAGGGCGGGGCCAAGGGCGAACTCGACCTCGGCGCGCTGCTCGCCAAGCGCGCCTCGGTCCACGCAACCTCACTGCGGGCCCGCTCGTTGGACGACAAGGCGCGCATCGTCGCCTCGGTGCGCGAGCGGGTCTGGCCGCTCGTCGCGGCGGGCTCGGTCCGGCCGGTGATCGACCGGACGGTGCCGATGGCGGAGGCGGCCGAGGCACATCGGCTGATGGAGAACAGCGGCCACTTCGGGAAGATCTTGTTGGAGACTGGGGAGTCATGA
- a CDS encoding GNAT family N-acetyltransferase produces the protein MIIRRERPADARAIREVVAAAFGGPHAAEAPLVDELRADPAWIPRLSLVAELGGDIVGHVVCTRGRAGTTPALGLAPLSVRPDVQRSGVGRALMHAVLGAADALDEPFIALLGDPDYYGRFGFVPASDLGVRAPDPAWGVHFQVRVLSAYRPDGLGEFSYAPPIMGL, from the coding sequence TTGATCATCCGCCGGGAGCGGCCCGCGGACGCGCGGGCGATCCGGGAGGTCGTGGCCGCGGCGTTCGGCGGCCCGCACGCGGCCGAGGCGCCCCTGGTGGACGAGCTGCGCGCCGACCCCGCCTGGATCCCGCGGCTGTCCCTGGTCGCCGAGCTCGGCGGCGACATCGTCGGGCATGTGGTCTGCACCCGCGGCCGGGCGGGGACGACGCCCGCGCTGGGCCTCGCCCCGCTGTCGGTCCGGCCCGACGTGCAGCGCTCGGGCGTCGGCAGGGCGCTGATGCACGCGGTGCTCGGCGCGGCCGACGCGCTGGACGAGCCCTTCATCGCGCTGCTCGGCGATCCGGACTACTACGGCAGGTTCGGGTTCGTCCCGGCCTCCGACCTGGGCGTCCGCGCGCCGGATCCGGCGTGGGGCGTGCACTTCCAGGTCCGGGTGCTCAGCGCCTACCGCCCGGACGGTCTCGGCGAGTTCTCCTACGCGCCGCCGATCATGGGGCTCTGA
- a CDS encoding ATP-binding protein: MDPVRNPYAPGAGQRPPELAGRDRELLQFEVVLERVARGRPERSMVVTGLRGVGKTVLLNTFRSMAIQRLWGTGKIEARPEQSIRRPVAAALHTAVRELAPRHRAPDRIEWFLGVLKAFAQAGPQPTTRAKAPAHRWQPGIDVPAVRGRADSGDLEIDLTELFVDAASVATDLGVGIGLFVDEMQDIPAEDVSALCAACHELSQTGGPLIVVGAGLPHLPAVLSASKSYSERLFRYARIDRLDRESADLALLVPAEREEVSFTPEALDALYEAADGYPYFVQAYAKVVWDLAPTSPITAHDIAVAAPEAESELAVGFFGSRYERATPAERDYMRAMALLGDEPVPTASVADELGRKPSSLSPARDGLIKKGLIYSAERGLVAFTVPHFGKFLRAQPS, encoded by the coding sequence GTGGATCCCGTACGCAATCCCTACGCACCAGGCGCCGGGCAGCGTCCGCCGGAACTCGCCGGGCGCGACCGCGAGCTGCTCCAGTTCGAGGTGGTGCTGGAACGGGTCGCGCGCGGCAGGCCCGAGCGCAGCATGGTCGTCACCGGCCTGCGCGGCGTCGGCAAGACCGTGCTGCTCAACACCTTCCGGTCGATGGCCATCCAGCGGCTGTGGGGCACCGGCAAGATCGAGGCGCGGCCGGAGCAGTCGATCCGGCGGCCGGTCGCGGCGGCGCTGCACACCGCGGTGCGCGAGCTCGCGCCCCGGCACCGCGCGCCCGATCGGATCGAGTGGTTCCTCGGCGTCCTCAAGGCGTTCGCGCAGGCGGGGCCGCAGCCGACCACCCGGGCCAAGGCCCCGGCGCACCGCTGGCAGCCGGGCATCGACGTGCCCGCCGTGCGCGGCCGCGCCGATTCCGGCGACCTCGAGATCGACCTCACCGAGCTGTTCGTCGACGCCGCCTCCGTGGCGACCGACCTCGGCGTCGGCATCGGCCTGTTCGTCGACGAGATGCAGGACATCCCGGCCGAGGACGTCTCGGCGCTCTGCGCGGCCTGCCACGAGCTCTCCCAGACGGGCGGGCCGTTGATCGTCGTCGGCGCCGGGCTGCCGCACCTGCCCGCGGTGCTGAGCGCCAGCAAGTCCTACTCCGAACGGCTCTTCCGCTATGCCAGGATCGATCGCCTCGACCGCGAGTCGGCCGATCTGGCCCTGCTGGTCCCGGCCGAACGCGAGGAGGTGAGCTTCACCCCGGAGGCCCTCGACGCCCTGTACGAGGCCGCGGACGGCTATCCCTACTTCGTCCAGGCCTACGCCAAGGTCGTCTGGGACCTCGCGCCCACCTCGCCCATCACCGCGCACGACATCGCGGTGGCCGCGCCCGAGGCGGAGAGCGAGCTCGCCGTGGGCTTCTTCGGCAGCCGGTACGAGCGGGCCACCCCGGCCGAACGCGATTACATGCGCGCGATGGCCCTCCTGGGCGACGAACCCGTGCCCACCGCCTCCGTCGCCGATGAACTGGGCCGTAAGCCATCGAGCCTTTCCCCGGCGCGGGACGGCCTCATCAAAAAGGGCCTCATCTACAGCGCGGAACGCGGCCTCGTCGCCTTCACCGTGCCGCACTTCGGGAAGTTCCTGCGGGCCCAGCCGTCCTGA
- the pheA gene encoding prephenate dehydratase: MPDRYAYLGPEGTFTEAALLTLPGAAEAERMPYATVPAALDAVRSGFASRAVVALENSVEGSVPTTLDELATGEQLQIVTEIHLAVEFALLVRPGTALADIKTVASHPHAQPQCRRWLAAHVPDAEWRAATSNAEAAQHVADGLYDAALAGSFAAARYGLTALASKIHDVDGAVTRFVELSLPCAPPRRTGRDRTTVVAYIRDDHAGALLQILQEFFVRGINLTLIQSRPTGAGLGSYLFWIDFEGHVEDARVGEALMGLRRVCAEVRFVGSYPAADGVRPVARRGTADEDFAAASDWLSGIRGQS, translated from the coding sequence ATGCCCGACCGTTACGCCTACCTGGGTCCCGAAGGCACCTTCACCGAAGCCGCGCTGCTCACGCTGCCCGGTGCGGCCGAAGCCGAGCGGATGCCTTACGCCACAGTGCCCGCCGCGCTGGACGCCGTCCGCAGCGGGTTCGCCTCGCGCGCGGTCGTGGCCCTGGAGAACTCCGTCGAAGGCTCGGTGCCGACGACCCTCGACGAGCTGGCGACGGGCGAGCAGCTCCAGATCGTCACGGAGATCCATCTGGCGGTCGAGTTCGCGCTCCTCGTCCGGCCGGGCACCGCGCTCGCCGACATCAAGACCGTCGCGTCCCACCCGCACGCCCAGCCGCAGTGCCGCCGCTGGCTCGCCGCGCACGTCCCGGACGCCGAATGGCGGGCCGCGACCTCGAACGCCGAAGCCGCCCAGCACGTCGCCGACGGCCTGTACGACGCGGCCCTCGCCGGATCCTTCGCCGCCGCCAGGTACGGGCTCACCGCGCTCGCCTCGAAGATCCACGACGTCGACGGGGCGGTCACCCGGTTCGTCGAGCTGTCCCTGCCGTGCGCGCCGCCGCGGCGCACCGGCCGCGACCGCACGACCGTCGTCGCCTACATCCGCGACGACCACGCGGGCGCGCTGCTCCAGATCCTCCAGGAGTTCTTCGTCCGGGGGATCAACCTGACGCTCATCCAGTCGCGGCCCACCGGGGCCGGGCTCGGCTCCTACCTGTTCTGGATCGACTTCGAGGGCCACGTCGAGGACGCCCGCGTCGGCGAGGCGCTGATGGGTCTGCGCCGGGTCTGCGCCGAGGTCAGGTTCGTCGGCAGCTACCCGGCGGCCGACGGGGTGCGCCCGGTGGCCCGGCGCGGCACCGCCGACGAGGACTTCGCCGCGGCGTCCGACTGGCTCTCGGGCATCCGGGGCCAGTCTTGA
- a CDS encoding bacterial proteasome activator family protein — MSEQEQEPHVLIVGPGKIGDQLGGHDADDDDEQQRPLTEMVEQPAKVMRIGGMIRQLLEEVKAAPLDEASRVRLREIHTSSIKELEDGLAPELVEELERLSLPFASEVPSESELRIAQAQLVGWLEGLFHGIQTTLFAQQMAARAQLEQMRRALPAGMVPPGGHEDDRGGSSGPYL; from the coding sequence ATGAGCGAACAGGAGCAGGAGCCGCACGTGCTGATCGTCGGACCGGGCAAGATCGGCGACCAGCTCGGCGGCCACGACGCCGACGATGACGACGAGCAGCAGCGCCCCCTCACCGAGATGGTGGAGCAGCCCGCGAAGGTCATGCGCATCGGCGGCATGATCAGGCAGCTGCTGGAGGAGGTGAAGGCCGCCCCCCTGGACGAGGCGAGCCGCGTCCGCCTCAGGGAGATCCACACCTCGTCCATCAAGGAGCTGGAGGACGGCCTCGCCCCGGAACTCGTCGAGGAGCTCGAGCGGCTGTCGCTGCCGTTCGCCTCGGAGGTGCCGAGCGAGTCCGAGCTGCGGATCGCCCAGGCCCAGCTCGTCGGCTGGCTCGAGGGGCTGTTCCACGGCATTCAGACCACGCTGTTCGCCCAGCAGATGGCCGCCCGCGCGCAGCTGGAGCAGATGCGCCGGGCGCTGCCCGCGGGCATGGTCCCGCCCGGTGGTCACGAGGACGACCGCGGTGGTTCCAGCGGTCCCTACCTGTAA
- the serS gene encoding serine--tRNA ligase yields the protein MIDLRALREDPERVRASQRARGEDEAVVDSLLGLDERRRAALTRFEQLRAEQKSSGKLVSRAQGDEKQALLAKAKELAQAVKEAEAESGVLGEELNTLLRSVPNIIEDAPAGGEDDYVVLETVGEIPAFDFTPRDHLELGELLGAIDMERGAKVSGSRFYFLTGIGMQLQLALLNMAMEQAVSAGFVPMYVPVLVKPETMEGTGFLGNHAPEVYHLPADDLYLVGTAEVGLAGYHMDEILTDLPKRYAGWSSCFRREAGSYGKDTRGIIRVHQFDKIEMFSYVDPADAHAEHLRLLEWEKEMLAKVELPYRVIDTAAGDLGSSAARKFDCEAWVPTQQNYRELTSTSNCTTFQSRRLSTRMRDAEGKPQPVATLNGTLATTRWIVAILENHQQADGSVRVPEALQKYLGGREILEPVGGRR from the coding sequence GTGATTGACCTGCGAGCCCTTCGTGAAGACCCCGAACGCGTGCGCGCCTCCCAGCGCGCCCGAGGCGAGGACGAGGCAGTCGTCGACTCCCTGCTCGGCCTCGACGAGCGCCGCCGTGCCGCGCTGACCCGGTTCGAGCAGCTGCGCGCCGAGCAGAAGAGTTCCGGCAAGCTGGTCTCCCGGGCTCAGGGCGACGAGAAGCAGGCCCTGCTCGCCAAGGCCAAGGAGCTGGCCCAGGCCGTCAAGGAGGCCGAGGCGGAGTCCGGCGTCCTCGGCGAGGAGCTCAACACGCTGCTGCGCTCGGTGCCCAACATCATCGAGGACGCGCCCGCGGGCGGCGAGGACGACTACGTCGTGCTGGAGACGGTCGGCGAGATCCCGGCCTTCGACTTCACTCCGCGCGACCACCTGGAGCTGGGCGAACTGCTCGGCGCCATCGACATGGAACGCGGCGCGAAGGTCTCCGGCTCGCGCTTCTACTTCCTCACCGGCATCGGCATGCAGCTTCAGCTCGCGCTGCTCAACATGGCGATGGAGCAGGCCGTCTCCGCCGGGTTCGTCCCGATGTACGTGCCGGTCCTGGTCAAGCCGGAGACGATGGAGGGCACCGGCTTCCTCGGCAACCACGCGCCCGAGGTCTACCACCTGCCCGCCGACGACCTCTACCTCGTCGGCACCGCCGAGGTGGGCCTCGCCGGGTACCACATGGACGAGATCCTCACCGATCTGCCCAAGCGGTACGCCGGCTGGTCGAGCTGCTTCCGCAGGGAGGCCGGCTCCTACGGCAAGGACACCCGCGGCATCATCCGGGTGCACCAGTTCGACAAGATCGAGATGTTCTCCTACGTCGACCCCGCCGACGCGCACGCCGAGCACCTGCGGCTGCTGGAGTGGGAGAAGGAGATGCTCGCCAAGGTCGAGCTGCCCTACCGGGTCATCGACACCGCCGCGGGGGACCTCGGCTCCAGCGCGGCCCGCAAGTTCGACTGCGAGGCCTGGGTGCCGACCCAGCAGAACTACCGCGAGCTCACCAGCACGTCGAACTGCACCACGTTCCAGTCGCGCCGCCTGTCGACCCGGATGCGCGACGCCGAAGGCAAGCCCCAGCCCGTCGCCACGCTGAACGGCACCCTGGCGACCACCCGCTGGATCGTCGCCATCCTGGAGAACCACCAGCAGGCCGACGGATCCGTCCGGGTCCCCGAGGCGCTCCAGAAGTACCTGGGCGGCCGCGAGATCCTGGAGCCGGTCGGCGGCCGCCGCTGA
- a CDS encoding M15 family metallopeptidase: MPYWGFDGKTHEGGKLVVNAEVAQDVADTFGKLYKNKFPIRKMVPVDVYKGDDFDSIEADNTSAFNCRPATGSSNWSRHAYGMAVDINPCENPYVSTSGEIAHPRCKKFYTDRSPAPGVITSGDKTVRAFEAIGWQWGGYWAGTKDFQHFDKR; this comes from the coding sequence ATGCCTTATTGGGGTTTTGACGGCAAAACCCACGAAGGCGGGAAGCTCGTGGTGAACGCCGAGGTCGCCCAGGACGTCGCCGACACCTTCGGGAAGCTCTACAAGAACAAGTTCCCGATCCGGAAGATGGTCCCGGTCGACGTCTACAAGGGCGACGACTTCGATTCGATCGAGGCGGACAACACCTCGGCCTTCAACTGCCGGCCGGCGACGGGTTCGTCGAACTGGTCGCGGCACGCCTACGGCATGGCCGTGGACATCAACCCGTGCGAGAACCCCTACGTCTCGACGTCCGGGGAGATCGCGCACCCGCGCTGCAAGAAGTTCTACACCGACCGGTCCCCGGCGCCCGGGGTGATCACCTCGGGCGACAAGACGGTCAGGGCGTTCGAGGCGATCGGCTGGCAGTGGGGCGGCTACTGGGCCGGCACCAAGGACTTCCAGCACTTCGACAAGCGCTGA
- a CDS encoding carboxypeptidase-like regulatory domain-containing protein: protein MVAALAGVGAVVAPAAAAAPGDGLIATYLIRPPATDPVNTWGNGPVSITPMQPVRTAPITLTGRLVTDQNVLSGALVTLRTDAGAVVAEAWTDATGTYTFKPVLKDFTSDFKVTYAGNSTIAPAEGDLTRFDALYKTRIAGVKVFKEKAKKKQPKVFMSGRIQRWVYGEWQTTGLTRMKDCRLIPEFRAKGKSTWQRKPPVNCTPDGRFSLPVARPLGSTKGHWRLWLIRTDNGQVQSQRHWASTSKAVYLNR from the coding sequence TTGGTGGCGGCGTTGGCCGGGGTGGGGGCGGTCGTCGCGCCGGCCGCCGCCGCGGCGCCCGGCGACGGGCTGATCGCGACGTATCTGATCCGGCCTCCGGCGACCGACCCGGTCAACACGTGGGGCAACGGGCCGGTGTCGATCACCCCGATGCAGCCGGTGCGGACCGCCCCGATCACCCTTACCGGCAGGCTGGTGACCGACCAGAACGTGCTCAGCGGCGCGCTGGTGACGCTGCGGACCGATGCCGGCGCCGTCGTGGCCGAGGCGTGGACCGACGCGACGGGCACGTACACGTTCAAGCCCGTGCTGAAGGATTTCACCTCCGACTTCAAGGTGACCTACGCGGGCAACTCGACCATCGCCCCCGCCGAGGGCGACCTCACGAGGTTCGATGCCCTGTACAAGACGAGGATCGCCGGTGTGAAGGTCTTCAAGGAGAAGGCCAAGAAGAAGCAGCCGAAGGTCTTCATGAGCGGCCGCATCCAGCGCTGGGTCTACGGCGAGTGGCAGACCACCGGCCTGACCCGGATGAAGGACTGCCGGCTCATCCCCGAGTTCCGTGCCAAGGGCAAGTCGACCTGGCAGCGCAAGCCCCCGGTGAACTGCACCCCGGACGGCAGGTTCTCCCTGCCGGTCGCCCGTCCTCTGGGCTCCACCAAGGGCCACTGGCGCCTCTGGCTCATCCGCACCGACAACGGCCAGGTCCAGTCCCAGCGCCACTGGGCCTCCACGAGCAAAGCGGTCTACCTGAACCGCTGA
- a CDS encoding L,D-transpeptidase encodes MRRIAHIGVGTVVLAAASVFGVGAAQAAPEPERAPAGKLYVDDVTPKKGEKVGTGMPIMLRFTQPIRNRKKVERALKVTSGKSTIGAWYWTKSASGMPLAIFRPKTAWKPNQTVTVTANLKGLQGAGPGLVGSKNLKHSFRIGDDHVVKIAAKKFRAKAYRNGKLVRSWPVSMGSGGEVVNGTDVLITTSGIHLVMAHSKLERMISPGKEEGDPGYYDEMIPWATRISGSGEYIHQNMDDPTCLGKRNCSHGCVRSPSGDAKWFMNWSYRGDRVIITGTKRKLAWNNGWGFHQIPWKQWVAGGALDTPVQT; translated from the coding sequence ATGCGACGAATCGCCCATATAGGCGTCGGCACAGTCGTTCTGGCGGCGGCCTCGGTCTTCGGGGTGGGCGCGGCGCAGGCGGCCCCCGAGCCTGAGCGGGCGCCCGCGGGCAAGCTCTACGTCGACGACGTGACCCCCAAGAAGGGGGAGAAGGTCGGCACCGGGATGCCGATCATGCTGCGCTTCACCCAGCCGATCCGCAACCGCAAGAAGGTGGAACGCGCGCTGAAGGTGACGTCGGGCAAGTCGACCATCGGCGCCTGGTACTGGACGAAGAGCGCGTCGGGCATGCCGTTGGCGATCTTCCGGCCGAAGACCGCGTGGAAGCCGAACCAGACGGTGACCGTCACCGCGAACCTCAAGGGCCTCCAGGGCGCGGGGCCCGGCCTCGTCGGGTCCAAGAACCTCAAGCACAGCTTCCGCATCGGCGACGACCACGTCGTGAAGATCGCGGCGAAGAAGTTCCGTGCGAAGGCGTACCGGAACGGCAAGCTGGTCCGGTCGTGGCCGGTGAGCATGGGCTCGGGCGGCGAGGTCGTCAACGGGACGGACGTGCTCATCACCACGAGCGGCATCCACCTCGTCATGGCGCACAGCAAGCTGGAGCGCATGATCTCCCCCGGCAAGGAGGAGGGCGACCCCGGCTACTACGACGAGATGATCCCGTGGGCGACCCGGATCAGCGGGTCGGGCGAGTACATCCACCAGAACATGGACGACCCGACCTGCCTCGGCAAGCGGAACTGCTCGCACGGCTGCGTGCGCTCCCCCAGCGGTGACGCCAAGTGGTTCATGAACTGGTCCTACCGCGGTGACCGGGTGATCATCACCGGCACCAAGCGCAAGCTGGCCTGGAACAACGGCTGGGGCTTCCACCAGATCCCGTGGAAGCAGTGGGTCGCGGGCGGCGCGCTGGACACGCCGGTTCAGACCTGA
- a CDS encoding Clp protease N-terminal domain-containing protein, which yields MLERFTKEAREAVVRTQAEARELHHGEITTAHLLLGLFGPHSGSAGRALAAHGLSPDVLRPLVARQSGGLDPDALAAIGIDLDAVREATEATFGPGALDARPGGRRSGHIRFSAEAKKVLELALRQAIRHKQRFICDGHILLGLLMLPGSPAVAALRAAHVDLEALRADVEREVADLAA from the coding sequence GTGCTGGAACGCTTCACCAAGGAGGCCCGCGAGGCCGTCGTGCGCACCCAGGCCGAGGCCAGGGAGCTCCACCACGGCGAGATCACCACCGCGCACCTCCTGCTCGGGCTCTTCGGCCCGCACAGCGGCTCGGCCGGACGCGCGCTGGCGGCCCACGGCCTCTCCCCGGACGTGCTGCGGCCCCTCGTCGCCCGTCAGTCGGGCGGCCTCGACCCCGACGCCCTGGCCGCCATCGGCATCGACCTCGACGCCGTCCGGGAGGCCACCGAGGCCACATTCGGCCCCGGCGCGCTCGACGCGCGGCCGGGCGGGCGACGGTCCGGCCACATCAGGTTCTCCGCCGAAGCCAAGAAGGTCCTTGAACTCGCGTTGCGGCAGGCCATCCGCCATAAGCAGCGCTTCATCTGCGACGGGCACATCCTGCTGGGACTGCTGATGCTCCCGGGCTCCCCCGCGGTGGCCGCCCTGCGCGCCGCCCACGTCGATCTGGAGGCCCTCAGGGCGGACGTCGAGAGGGAGGTCGCCGACCTGGCCGCCTGA
- a CDS encoding enoyl-CoA hydratase/isomerase family protein — protein sequence MSLETGVSGGVATVTISNPAKRNSMSAAMWRELPGLVGKLADDPGVRVLVLAGEGDHFCAGADITELAEINAAGEANLSAQAEAALAAFPKPTIAAIRGFCVGGGWQLAGACDVRFADTGARFAITPAKIGIVYPPSAIRRLIALVGPAAAKYLLYSADLIDAGHALRLGFLQEVTDDLAGRVRAYLDVLLSRSQFSHEAAKDIIDGFVTGTMTEDRLASWQEGSISGADAAEGVAAFKERRPPVFTWTRP from the coding sequence ATGAGCCTGGAAACCGGTGTCTCGGGCGGCGTCGCCACGGTGACCATCAGCAATCCCGCGAAGCGCAACTCGATGTCCGCGGCCATGTGGCGCGAGCTGCCCGGCCTGGTCGGCAAGCTGGCCGACGATCCGGGCGTCCGCGTGCTCGTGCTCGCCGGGGAGGGCGACCACTTCTGCGCGGGGGCCGACATCACCGAGCTCGCCGAGATCAACGCCGCGGGCGAGGCGAACCTGTCGGCGCAGGCCGAGGCGGCGCTCGCCGCGTTCCCCAAGCCGACGATCGCGGCGATCCGCGGCTTCTGCGTCGGCGGCGGCTGGCAGCTTGCGGGCGCCTGCGACGTGCGCTTCGCCGACACCGGCGCGCGCTTCGCGATCACCCCCGCCAAGATCGGCATCGTGTACCCGCCGTCGGCGATCCGCAGGTTGATCGCCCTGGTCGGCCCGGCCGCCGCCAAGTACCTGCTGTACTCGGCCGACCTCATCGACGCCGGGCACGCGCTGCGCCTGGGCTTCCTCCAGGAGGTCACCGACGACCTCGCGGGACGGGTCCGCGCCTACCTCGACGTCCTGCTGTCCCGCTCGCAGTTCAGCCACGAGGCGGCCAAGGACATCATCGACGGGTTCGTCACCGGGACCATGACCGAGGACCGGCTCGCCTCCTGGCAGGAGGGGTCGATCTCCGGCGCGGACGCGGCCGAGGGCGTCGCGGCCTTCAAGGAGCGGCGTCCGCCGGTCTTCACCTGGACACGCCCCTGA
- a CDS encoding Cof-type HAD-IIB family hydrolase — translation MDARSSRQNMKLIATDLDGTLVRSDGTVSPRTVAALARAEQAGLAVLMVTGRPPRWMNVVAQEIGNRGQAICANGAVLYDLVTEQIISRRTIPAEVLDEVIGRLRAELPELRFAVEYGEGFVFEERYLHGRFDLGKMGGEAVDDAGLVARPATKLLGLHPGTDPDALMAHAVKAVGDLVTITRASERSLLEISALGVTKATALEDYCAARGVAPAEVIAFGDMPNDLPMLTWAGRPYAMANAHPSVLAAISAHTPADNNADGVAAVLEDLLDGRVS, via the coding sequence GTGGACGCCCGCTCCTCGCGGCAGAACATGAAGCTCATCGCCACAGATCTCGACGGCACGCTCGTCCGTTCCGACGGGACCGTCTCCCCCCGTACCGTGGCGGCCCTGGCCCGCGCCGAGCAGGCGGGACTCGCCGTGCTCATGGTGACCGGCCGCCCTCCCCGCTGGATGAACGTGGTCGCCCAGGAGATCGGCAACCGCGGCCAGGCGATCTGCGCCAACGGCGCGGTGCTGTACGACCTGGTCACCGAACAGATCATCAGTCGCCGGACGATCCCCGCCGAGGTCCTCGACGAGGTGATCGGCAGGCTTCGGGCGGAACTGCCCGAGCTGCGCTTCGCCGTCGAGTACGGCGAGGGCTTCGTGTTCGAGGAGCGCTACCTGCACGGCAGGTTCGACCTCGGCAAGATGGGCGGCGAGGCGGTCGACGACGCGGGGCTCGTCGCACGCCCGGCGACCAAGCTGCTCGGCCTGCACCCCGGCACCGACCCGGACGCCCTCATGGCGCACGCGGTCAAGGCGGTCGGCGACCTCGTGACGATCACCCGGGCGTCCGAGCGCTCCCTGCTGGAGATCAGCGCCCTGGGCGTCACCAAGGCGACCGCCCTCGAGGACTACTGCGCGGCGCGCGGGGTGGCCCCCGCCGAGGTGATCGCGTTCGGCGACATGCCGAACGACCTCCCGATGCTGACCTGGGCGGGCCGCCCCTACGCGATGGCCAACGCCCACCCTTCGGTCCTCGCCGCGATTTCCGCCCACACCCCCGCCGACAACAACGCCGACGGGGTCGCGGCGGTCCTGGAGGACCTTCTCGACGGCCGCGTGTCCTGA
- a CDS encoding RNA polymerase subunit sigma-70 — MSDGVQLAREAGSRDPAVGLRAVRALRELAERLEGLQVGNARALGWSWQDIAEALGVSRQAVHKKHRKIETVPPVSPAARGRED, encoded by the coding sequence ATGAGCGATGGAGTACAGCTCGCCCGTGAGGCGGGCAGCCGCGACCCGGCCGTAGGGCTGCGCGCGGTACGAGCGCTAAGAGAGCTCGCCGAGCGCCTGGAGGGCCTCCAGGTCGGCAATGCGCGCGCGCTCGGCTGGTCTTGGCAGGACATCGCCGAGGCCCTCGGCGTCAGCCGCCAGGCGGTCCACAAGAAGCACCGGAAGATCGAGACAGTGCCGCCGGTGTCCCCGGCCGCGCGGGGCAGGGAGGACTGA
- a CDS encoding MarR family winged helix-turn-helix transcriptional regulator: MAETRWLDATQQGQWRSYLDGSSLLLELLDRELKATHGLTMSEYEILVRLSEAPGRTLRMAELAQMAYHSRSRLSHTCARLEAKGLVVRVPCDDDKRGVNAVLTEEGYALLGEAAHDHVRTVRQHFVDLLDAEELAVVGRVFARIAEQARPAIG, translated from the coding sequence ATGGCTGAAACGCGCTGGCTCGACGCAACCCAGCAAGGCCAGTGGCGCTCCTACCTCGACGGCAGCTCGCTGCTTCTGGAGCTGCTGGACCGCGAGTTGAAGGCCACGCACGGCCTCACGATGTCCGAGTACGAGATCCTCGTCCGCCTGTCCGAGGCCCCCGGCAGGACCCTGCGGATGGCCGAGCTGGCCCAGATGGCGTACCACTCGCGCAGCAGGCTCTCGCACACGTGCGCGCGGCTGGAGGCCAAGGGCCTGGTGGTCCGGGTGCCCTGCGACGACGACAAGCGCGGTGTGAACGCGGTCCTCACCGAGGAGGGCTACGCGTTGCTCGGCGAGGCCGCGCACGACCACGTCAGGACGGTCCGGCAGCACTTCGTGGACCTTCTCGACGCCGAGGAGCTCGCGGTCGTCGGCCGGGTCTTCGCCAGGATCGCCGAGCAGGCCCGCCCCGCCATCGGCTGA